The following are encoded in a window of Lichenicola cladoniae genomic DNA:
- a CDS encoding YeaH/YhbH family protein, translating into MDIIDRRPNPHGKNLENRQRVLIRARDAVQRAARDAVASGKLREVGKGGAISIPSDALHEPSLHRVFSSGARSIVLSGNKVFSPGDRLQRPPGGAGRGGGGPGEGGEEGGGEDSFRFVLSRDEFLDVFFDDLELPDLVKRQIATTDTTSITRSGLSNDGSPSQLDLGRTMRHSMARRIGLRRPKTERVLELEALISELEEREPLEPSDLDALAELKLELQVSLRRMNRVPWIDPVDLRYRRFTTTPTPSTRAVMFCLMDVSGSMTERMKDLAKQFFLLLHVFLERRYKRVDLVFIRHAEVAEEVDEDTFFHDPRTGGTIVSSALVEMLRVQKARHPADTWNIYVAQASDGDNSNVDTPRSCVLLREQILPLVQYYAYIEIVGSGAVIRGETDLWRGYKAVAETNDRLTMRQVSEKRDIFPVFRDLFARRPETA; encoded by the coding sequence GTGGATATCATTGACCGGCGTCCCAACCCGCATGGGAAGAACCTCGAAAACCGGCAACGCGTGCTCATCAGGGCTCGTGATGCCGTGCAGCGTGCCGCACGCGATGCGGTAGCCTCGGGCAAGCTTCGGGAGGTCGGGAAGGGAGGCGCCATCTCGATCCCCTCGGACGCCTTGCATGAACCTAGCCTGCACCGGGTCTTTTCCAGCGGTGCGCGCAGCATCGTGCTGTCCGGGAACAAGGTGTTCTCGCCCGGTGACCGTCTGCAACGGCCGCCAGGCGGTGCCGGCCGTGGCGGCGGCGGGCCGGGTGAGGGCGGCGAGGAAGGCGGCGGCGAGGACAGCTTCCGGTTCGTTCTGAGCCGTGACGAGTTCCTGGACGTGTTCTTCGACGACCTCGAGCTTCCGGACCTGGTGAAGCGCCAGATCGCCACCACCGACACCACCAGCATCACCCGGTCCGGGTTGAGCAACGACGGATCTCCGTCGCAACTGGATCTTGGCCGGACGATGCGCCATTCGATGGCACGCCGCATCGGCCTGCGGCGCCCTAAGACCGAGCGGGTGCTGGAGCTTGAAGCGCTCATAAGCGAACTCGAGGAGCGCGAGCCTCTCGAGCCTTCCGACCTCGACGCCCTGGCGGAGCTGAAGCTGGAGCTGCAGGTGTCGCTCCGGCGGATGAACCGCGTGCCATGGATCGATCCGGTCGATCTCCGCTACCGGCGCTTCACCACGACGCCGACGCCCTCGACCCGTGCGGTCATGTTCTGCCTGATGGACGTATCCGGCTCGATGACCGAGCGCATGAAGGACTTGGCCAAGCAGTTCTTCCTGCTGCTGCATGTGTTTCTCGAACGGCGCTACAAGCGCGTCGACCTCGTGTTCATCCGGCATGCCGAAGTGGCCGAGGAAGTCGACGAGGACACGTTCTTTCACGATCCGCGCACCGGCGGTACCATCGTGTCGTCCGCTTTGGTGGAGATGCTCCGGGTGCAGAAGGCGCGCCATCCGGCCGACACCTGGAACATCTACGTGGCGCAGGCCTCGGACGGCGACAATTCGAACGTGGATACGCCGAGATCCTGCGTGCTGCTGCGCGAACAGATCCTGCCCTTGGTGCAGTATTACGCCTACATCGAGATTGTCGGCTCCGGTGCGGTCATACGCGGCGAGACCGATCTGTGGCGTGGCTACAAGGCCGTGGCGGAGACCAACGATCGGCTGACGATGCGGCAGGTCTCCGAGAAACGGGACATCTTCCCGGTGTTTCGCGACCTGTTCGCGCGACGTCCGGAAACCGCATGA
- a CDS encoding PrkA family serine protein kinase → MAPLDDVFTLATTMRDERRETEMSLGEYLELCLSDPSCYATAAERMLKTIGEPETIDTSKDARLARVFMNRTIRTYPAFSDFHGMEETVERIVGFFRHAAQGLEERKQILYLLGPVGGGKSSLGERLKSLMEREPIFVLKAGKQLSPVFESPLGLFDVDRMGPSLLQRYGIPKRVLTGIASPWALKRLEEFDGDISRFRVVKLHPSKLRQIAIAKTEPGDDNNQDVSALVGKVDIRQLESHSQNDPDAYGFSGGLNRANQGILEFVEMFKAPIKMLHPLLTATQEGNYVGTENIGSIPFTGMILAHSNEAEWQTFRNNRTNEAFLDRVCVIKVPYCLRAMEEARIYEKLISGSALGDAPCAPNTFEMLAKFAVLSRLKLHPNSSQYAKMRIYDGENIRETDPKAKTMQEYRDAAGVDEGMDGISTRFAFKVLSATFNHDPTEIAADPVHLMYVLEQAIKREQFPAEIEASYLAALKSELAGRYAEFVGNEIQKAYLESYHDYGQNLFDRYLDYADAWIEDQDFKDPDTGQMLSRDLLNAELTKIEKPAGIANPKDFRNEVVKFSLRSRAQKGGLNPSWTSYEKIRDVIEKRMFSQVEDLLPVISFGSKKDGDTESKHGQFVERMVARGYTERQVRRLVEWYMRVKQSA, encoded by the coding sequence ATGGCACCGCTCGACGACGTCTTCACCCTGGCGACAACGATGCGCGACGAACGTCGTGAAACCGAGATGAGCCTCGGCGAATATCTCGAACTCTGCCTGAGCGACCCGTCCTGCTATGCGACAGCAGCCGAACGGATGCTCAAGACCATCGGTGAACCGGAAACGATCGACACCTCGAAGGACGCGCGGCTAGCCCGGGTGTTCATGAACCGCACGATCAGGACCTATCCCGCATTCTCGGATTTCCACGGCATGGAAGAAACCGTCGAGCGCATCGTCGGATTTTTCAGGCATGCAGCGCAGGGACTCGAGGAGCGCAAGCAGATCCTTTATCTGCTCGGCCCGGTCGGCGGCGGAAAATCGTCACTCGGTGAACGGCTGAAATCGTTGATGGAACGGGAGCCGATCTTTGTGCTGAAGGCGGGCAAGCAACTCAGCCCGGTGTTCGAGAGTCCGCTGGGGCTGTTCGATGTCGACCGCATGGGGCCGAGCCTGCTGCAACGCTACGGCATCCCCAAGCGCGTGCTGACCGGCATTGCGAGCCCGTGGGCGTTGAAGCGGCTCGAAGAGTTCGACGGCGACATTTCCCGCTTCCGGGTGGTGAAGCTGCATCCATCGAAGCTGCGCCAGATCGCGATCGCCAAGACCGAGCCCGGCGACGACAACAACCAGGATGTTTCAGCTCTCGTCGGCAAGGTCGATATCCGGCAACTCGAAAGCCACAGCCAGAACGACCCGGACGCGTACGGTTTCTCGGGCGGCCTCAACCGGGCCAACCAGGGCATTCTCGAGTTCGTCGAGATGTTCAAGGCGCCGATCAAGATGCTGCATCCGCTGCTCACCGCGACGCAGGAGGGCAACTATGTCGGCACCGAGAATATCGGCTCGATCCCCTTCACCGGCATGATCCTGGCGCATTCGAACGAGGCGGAGTGGCAGACCTTCCGGAATAACCGGACCAACGAGGCCTTCCTCGACCGCGTCTGCGTGATCAAGGTGCCCTATTGCCTGCGCGCAATGGAAGAAGCCCGCATCTATGAAAAACTGATCAGCGGCTCGGCACTCGGCGATGCGCCGTGCGCCCCGAACACGTTCGAGATGCTGGCCAAGTTCGCCGTGCTGTCACGCCTCAAGCTTCATCCGAACTCATCGCAATATGCGAAGATGCGCATCTACGACGGCGAGAATATTCGCGAGACCGATCCGAAAGCGAAGACCATGCAGGAATATCGCGATGCCGCCGGCGTCGACGAGGGCATGGACGGGATCTCCACCCGGTTCGCGTTCAAGGTTCTGTCGGCGACCTTCAACCACGATCCGACCGAGATCGCCGCCGATCCGGTGCATCTGATGTATGTGCTGGAGCAGGCAATCAAGCGCGAGCAGTTTCCCGCGGAAATCGAGGCATCGTATCTTGCGGCCCTGAAATCCGAACTTGCCGGCCGCTACGCCGAGTTCGTCGGCAACGAGATCCAGAAGGCCTACCTTGAGAGCTACCACGATTACGGGCAGAACCTGTTCGACCGTTATCTCGACTACGCCGATGCCTGGATCGAGGACCAGGACTTCAAAGACCCGGACACAGGGCAGATGCTGAGCCGCGACCTGCTCAACGCCGAACTCACGAAGATCGAGAAGCCGGCCGGGATTGCCAACCCGAAGGATTTCCGTAACGAGGTGGTGAAATTCTCCCTGCGGTCGCGTGCCCAGAAAGGCGGGCTCAATCCATCGTGGACCTCGTACGAGAAAATTCGCGACGTTATCGAAAAGAGGATGTTCAGCCAGGTCGAGGACCTGCTCCCGGTGATCAGTTTCGGGTCCAAGAAGGATGGCGATACCGAGAGCAAGCATGGCCAGTTCGTCGAGCGCATGGTAGCGCGCGGCTACACCGAGCGGCAGGTTCGCCGCCTCGTGGAGTGGTACATGCGCGTCAAGCAGTCAGCCTGA
- a CDS encoding MBL fold metallo-hydrolase, whose protein sequence is MRVVVLGCGGSAAVPMIGGEDGRGDWGVCDPLESRNRRSRSSIVVEGDDGRRVLVDTSPDLRNQLLANGIGRVEAIFYTHAHADHVAGLDDVRSLNRNLGRPLQVFGTAPVLAEISDRFAYAFRPWTPPSFYRPVLLPRVIVAGQAVEIEGLRLDLFEQVHGSGTTLGFRVGDFTYSTDVVALDDAAKRVIAGSRTWIVDCFQRAPHPAHASLDLVRLWSQELGIKRTVLTHMGTDMDWAWMRDSLPPGIEAAHDGLILTL, encoded by the coding sequence GTGCGCGTGGTGGTGCTCGGATGCGGTGGCTCTGCCGCCGTGCCGATGATCGGCGGCGAGGATGGGCGCGGCGACTGGGGCGTGTGCGACCCCCTGGAATCGCGGAACCGTCGCAGCCGGTCCTCGATCGTCGTCGAGGGCGATGACGGGCGGCGTGTGCTGGTCGACACGTCCCCCGACCTCCGGAACCAGCTGCTGGCGAACGGCATCGGACGGGTCGAGGCGATCTTCTATACGCACGCGCATGCGGATCACGTCGCCGGACTGGACGACGTCCGCAGCCTGAACCGGAACCTGGGCCGCCCTTTGCAGGTGTTCGGCACCGCCCCGGTGCTCGCCGAGATCTCCGACCGCTTCGCCTATGCCTTCAGGCCCTGGACGCCGCCAAGCTTCTATCGGCCGGTCCTGCTTCCGCGCGTCATCGTCGCCGGTCAGGCGGTGGAGATCGAGGGATTGCGGCTGGACCTGTTCGAGCAGGTGCACGGAAGCGGGACCACTCTCGGCTTCCGAGTCGGCGACTTCACCTACTCGACCGACGTCGTGGCGCTGGACGATGCCGCGAAGCGGGTAATCGCCGGCAGCCGGACCTGGATCGTCGACTGCTTCCAGCGCGCTCCGCATCCCGCCCATGCCAGCCTCGACCTGGTCAGGCTCTGGTCGCAGGAGCTCGGGATCAAGCGGACGGTGCTGACGCACATGGGCACCGACATGGACTGGGCATGGATGCGTGACAGCCTGCCGCCCGGCATCGAAGCCGCTCACGACGGACTGATCCTGACCCTCTAG
- a CDS encoding SpoVR family protein yields the protein MSPLDVIETGQSGRRGGSSPGLLYSGSDWNFDTLRNSYDAIERIAIDELELDVYANRIEVITSEQMLDVYTSHGMPLIYKHWSFGKRFVGHENAYKRGLMGLAYEVVINSDPCISYLMEENSATMQALVIAHAAFGHNHFFKNNRLFREWTEPSGILDYLEFARGYIARCEERHGVRAVERILDAAHALQNQGVHRHSGARPMDLKGEQQRDRERREHEDRVFNDLWRTVPGSKAEKGLDNAAERRRRLGLPEENLLYFIEKNGQRLAPWEREIIRIVRLIAQYFYPQPQAKMMNEGCATWVHYRIMSRLHEQGRIDDAAFMETIHSTTNVISQPGFDTGGGPNFNPYALGYAMMTDIARTCEAPTEEDRAWFPDIAGNGDALGTLKHAWAEYRDESFIQQFMSPAVMRQFKLFRLHDDAEKPYLLVDAIHNPQGYRDIRRSVAQSYDPGNFYLDIEVVDVDLSGDRCLKLQHLTSPGHLLDEKDARATLRQLADLWGYEVKLLEIDRQTQTVLATHLASPARTGP from the coding sequence ATGAGCCCTCTGGATGTGATCGAGACCGGGCAGTCGGGCAGGCGAGGGGGCTCGTCCCCGGGACTGCTCTATAGCGGCTCGGACTGGAACTTCGACACGCTGCGCAACTCCTACGATGCAATCGAACGGATCGCCATCGATGAACTCGAGCTCGATGTTTATGCCAACCGCATCGAGGTCATTACCTCCGAGCAGATGCTGGACGTCTATACGTCGCACGGCATGCCGCTGATCTATAAGCACTGGTCGTTCGGCAAGCGCTTCGTCGGACACGAGAACGCCTACAAGCGCGGCCTGATGGGGTTAGCCTACGAGGTGGTGATCAACTCCGATCCCTGCATCAGCTACCTGATGGAGGAAAACAGCGCCACGATGCAGGCCCTGGTGATTGCGCACGCAGCATTCGGGCACAACCATTTCTTCAAGAACAACCGCCTGTTCAGGGAGTGGACCGAGCCGTCCGGCATCCTCGACTATCTCGAGTTCGCCCGCGGCTATATCGCGCGTTGTGAGGAACGTCACGGTGTTCGCGCGGTCGAGCGCATTCTCGACGCCGCACATGCGCTGCAGAACCAGGGCGTGCACCGTCACAGCGGCGCGAGGCCGATGGACCTCAAGGGCGAGCAACAGCGCGATCGCGAGCGGCGCGAGCACGAGGACCGTGTGTTCAACGATCTGTGGCGAACAGTGCCCGGATCTAAGGCGGAAAAGGGTCTCGACAATGCAGCCGAACGGAGGCGGCGGCTCGGCCTGCCTGAGGAAAACCTGCTTTATTTCATCGAGAAGAACGGTCAGCGGCTGGCACCCTGGGAGCGGGAAATCATCCGGATCGTCCGGCTGATCGCGCAGTATTTCTATCCGCAGCCGCAAGCCAAGATGATGAACGAGGGATGTGCCACCTGGGTGCATTACCGCATCATGTCGCGCCTGCACGAGCAGGGCCGGATCGACGACGCTGCGTTCATGGAAACCATCCATTCCACCACCAACGTGATCAGCCAGCCCGGCTTCGACACCGGCGGCGGTCCCAACTTCAATCCCTATGCGCTCGGCTATGCGATGATGACTGACATCGCGCGCACCTGCGAAGCGCCGACGGAAGAGGATCGTGCCTGGTTTCCCGATATCGCCGGCAATGGCGATGCGCTCGGCACATTGAAGCACGCATGGGCGGAATATCGCGACGAGAGCTTCATCCAGCAGTTCATGTCGCCTGCGGTCATGAGGCAGTTCAAGCTGTTCCGCCTGCACGACGACGCGGAGAAACCGTATCTGCTGGTCGATGCGATCCACAACCCGCAAGGCTATCGCGACATAAGGCGAAGCGTGGCGCAGTCCTACGATCCGGGAAATTTCTATCTCGACATCGAGGTCGTGGACGTCGACCTGTCGGGCGATCGCTGCCTCAAGCTGCAGCACCTCACCAGCCCGGGCCATCTGCTGGACGAGAAGGATGCGCGTGCTACCCTGCGCCAACTCGCCGACCTGTGGGGCTACGAGGTCAAGCTGCTGGAGATCGATCGCCAGACCCAGACCGTGCTGGCAACGCACCTGGCGTCTCCGGCACGCACCGGTCCCTGA